From a single Nocardioides panacis genomic region:
- a CDS encoding SDR family NAD(P)-dependent oxidoreductase translates to MTARLPGRTVVVTGGASGIGAAIASGCAAEGAHVVVADLDEAGARAAAEAIRSRGGVALAVAVDVAERASVRAAVELAVSEFGHLDVFFNNAGTNTPMRFLDVTEENFLTVMRVNALGVLIGTQEAAHQFLAQKSSGKIINTASIAGRTGFADFAPYSASKAAVISLTQSAARALAGHGITVNAFAPGVVATPLWTKLDADLAAMGAGDSGFDSMAAGILLGRPAQPADIVPTAVFLAAEDSDYITGQVIPIEGGMILV, encoded by the coding sequence GTGACCGCACGACTTCCAGGCCGGACCGTCGTCGTCACCGGGGGCGCCAGCGGCATCGGTGCGGCCATCGCCAGCGGGTGCGCAGCCGAGGGCGCCCACGTCGTCGTCGCGGACCTCGACGAGGCCGGCGCCCGCGCCGCCGCCGAGGCGATCCGCTCCCGGGGTGGGGTCGCGCTGGCGGTGGCGGTCGACGTCGCCGAGCGTGCGTCCGTGCGCGCCGCCGTCGAGCTCGCGGTGTCGGAGTTCGGACACCTGGACGTGTTCTTCAACAACGCGGGGACGAACACGCCGATGCGGTTCCTCGACGTCACCGAGGAGAACTTCCTGACGGTGATGCGGGTCAACGCTCTGGGGGTGCTGATCGGGACGCAAGAGGCTGCGCACCAGTTCCTCGCACAGAAGTCCTCCGGCAAGATCATCAATACCGCGTCCATCGCCGGGCGTACCGGATTCGCCGACTTCGCGCCGTACAGCGCCTCCAAGGCTGCCGTGATCTCACTGACCCAATCGGCGGCCCGCGCCCTCGCGGGACACGGGATCACCGTGAACGCGTTCGCCCCGGGCGTGGTCGCCACTCCCCTGTGGACCAAGCTCGACGCCGACCTCGCCGCCATGGGCGCGGGCGACTCGGGCTTCGACTCCATGGCCGCCGGCATCCTGCTCGGCCGCCCTGCCCAACCCGCTGACATCGTGCCGACGGCGGTCTTCCTCGCCGCCGAGGACTCCGACTACATCACGGGCCAAGTCATCCCCATCGAAGGCGGAATGATCCTTGTCTGA
- a CDS encoding M24 family metallopeptidase: MSTATFGTNAVDWEDRISFDRLRTERLARLKTQLESSELGAVLAFDFSNIRYMSATHIGTWAMDKMIRFCLLTRNSDPIMWDFGSAAKHHQLYNPWLSTTTAEMDADPHAPHHGAVRPRAESGARAGISTLRGAFHPDAGIAEEVARKIKRELEKFGVLGEPLGVDVIELPILFALKQAGIDVVDGQQVFLEARSIKTRDEISLLTQAASMVDAAYDKLYEFLRPGVRENETVGLVSKTLYDLGSEYVEGVNAISGERCSPHPHVYSDRIIRPGDPAFFDILHSYNGYRTCYYRTFAVGSASTAQNDAYIRAREYMDRAIALVRPGATTADIVKVWPTAQEFGFPDEEAAFALQYGHGVGLSIWEKPIFSRLVSLDHPEVLKEGMFFALETYWPSADGIGAARIEEELVVTATGCEVVTKFPAEELLVAGQRYFSVGGQLPSLRSSQSHLNTAAGRGDE; encoded by the coding sequence ATGAGCACAGCAACTTTCGGTACGAACGCGGTCGACTGGGAGGATCGGATCTCCTTCGATCGTCTGCGGACCGAGCGCCTGGCGCGACTGAAGACCCAGCTGGAGAGCTCCGAGCTCGGCGCCGTCCTGGCCTTCGACTTCTCGAACATCCGCTACATGTCCGCGACCCACATCGGCACGTGGGCGATGGACAAGATGATCCGCTTCTGCCTGCTGACCCGGAACTCCGACCCGATCATGTGGGACTTCGGCTCCGCGGCCAAGCACCACCAGCTCTACAACCCGTGGCTGTCGACTACGACGGCCGAGATGGACGCCGACCCCCACGCTCCGCACCACGGAGCCGTGCGCCCCCGGGCGGAGTCGGGTGCCCGCGCGGGCATCTCGACCCTGAGGGGAGCCTTCCACCCTGATGCCGGGATCGCCGAGGAGGTTGCGCGCAAGATCAAGCGGGAGCTGGAGAAGTTCGGTGTCCTCGGCGAGCCGCTCGGGGTCGACGTGATCGAGCTGCCGATCCTGTTCGCGCTCAAGCAGGCCGGCATCGACGTCGTCGACGGCCAGCAGGTGTTCCTCGAGGCACGATCCATCAAGACCCGTGACGAGATCTCGTTGCTCACCCAGGCGGCCTCGATGGTGGACGCGGCCTACGACAAGCTGTACGAGTTCCTTCGTCCGGGTGTCCGGGAGAACGAGACCGTGGGACTGGTGTCGAAGACCCTGTACGACCTCGGGTCGGAGTACGTCGAGGGAGTCAACGCCATCTCCGGCGAGCGGTGCTCACCGCACCCCCACGTCTACTCGGACCGCATCATCCGCCCGGGCGACCCGGCCTTCTTCGACATCCTGCACAGCTACAACGGGTACCGCACCTGCTACTACCGCACGTTCGCGGTCGGGTCAGCGAGCACGGCACAGAACGACGCCTACATCCGAGCCCGGGAGTACATGGATCGAGCCATCGCGCTGGTGCGGCCCGGTGCCACGACCGCGGACATCGTCAAGGTCTGGCCCACCGCACAGGAGTTCGGGTTCCCGGACGAGGAGGCCGCATTCGCCCTCCAGTACGGACACGGAGTCGGCCTGTCGATCTGGGAGAAGCCGATCTTCTCGCGTCTGGTGTCGCTGGACCACCCGGAAGTCCTGAAGGAGGGCATGTTCTTCGCGCTCGAGACCTACTGGCCCTCCGCGGACGGGATCGGTGCGGCCCGCATCGAGGAGGAGCTGGTCGTCACGGCCACCGGCTGCGAGGTGGTCACGAAGTTCCCGGCCGAGGAGCTCCTGGTCGCCGGTCAACGCTACTTCTCCGTCGGCGGCCAGCTTCCCTCGCTCCGCAGCTCCCAGTCACACCTGAACACCGCTGCCGGGCGGGGTGACGAGTGA
- a CDS encoding zinc-dependent alcohol dehydrogenase — MKAAVYHGSRDVRIEDVPVPEPRTGEVLLKVVRTGMCGTDATEWSAGPHLFPVERRHPVTGHVGPMIPGHEFVGEVVESAPGGGRFAVGDLVACGAGVSCGECDRCREGRTNLCRRYYTLGLNTAGGMAEYAAVPETSLVPIPGGLSVDSAGLAQPLAVGLHAARRTGARAGDHVVLIGAGAIGSFTQVGLGYLADVDLTVIDFPGSRLERAARLGATRTLAAGPDAGDALVDALGPQTVDIVIEASGAPGQLNNALSLVRNGGTILQVGLPSRQQEVDVHSLVMREITVVTTLAHVCGQDLAPALEVLATTRLADELLDSVHPLDDLGEQLERLSTGRLEGKVLFDPSLSPASTDSKIDIPSASERPLR, encoded by the coding sequence ATGAAGGCCGCGGTCTACCACGGCAGTCGCGACGTCCGCATCGAGGACGTCCCCGTGCCCGAACCCCGCACGGGCGAGGTGCTGCTCAAGGTGGTCAGGACCGGCATGTGCGGCACCGACGCCACGGAGTGGTCGGCGGGACCGCACCTCTTCCCGGTGGAACGCCGCCACCCGGTGACCGGTCACGTCGGCCCCATGATTCCCGGGCACGAGTTCGTCGGCGAGGTCGTCGAGTCCGCACCCGGTGGAGGCCGGTTCGCGGTGGGCGACCTCGTGGCCTGCGGCGCCGGGGTGTCGTGCGGCGAGTGCGATCGGTGTCGTGAGGGTCGGACGAACCTCTGCCGTCGCTACTACACGCTCGGCCTCAACACCGCCGGCGGGATGGCCGAGTACGCCGCCGTGCCGGAGACCAGCCTCGTCCCGATCCCGGGCGGACTCTCCGTCGACAGCGCGGGCCTTGCCCAACCCCTTGCCGTCGGGCTCCACGCAGCCCGCAGAACCGGAGCACGCGCCGGGGACCACGTCGTCCTCATCGGGGCCGGCGCCATCGGGTCGTTCACGCAGGTCGGCCTGGGATACCTGGCCGACGTCGACCTGACCGTCATCGACTTCCCCGGCAGCCGGCTGGAGCGGGCTGCCCGGCTGGGCGCGACCCGGACCCTCGCAGCGGGACCGGACGCCGGCGACGCACTCGTCGACGCCCTGGGACCGCAGACGGTCGACATCGTCATCGAGGCGAGCGGGGCTCCCGGACAGCTCAACAACGCCCTCTCCCTCGTCCGCAACGGCGGGACCATCCTCCAGGTGGGTCTGCCCTCCCGGCAGCAGGAGGTGGACGTCCACTCGTTGGTGATGCGGGAGATCACGGTGGTCACCACGCTCGCCCACGTCTGCGGTCAGGACCTCGCGCCGGCCCTGGAGGTCCTTGCCACGACCCGGCTCGCCGACGAGCTCCTGGACTCCGTCCACCCCCTCGACGATCTCGGCGAGCAGCTCGAGCGACTGTCCACGGGACGTCTGGAGGGGAAGGTCCTGTTCGACCCCAGCCTCTCACCGGCGTCGACGGACTCGAAGATCGACATCCCTTCAGCAAGTGAAAGGCCACTCCGATGA
- a CDS encoding 2,3-butanediol dehydrogenase: protein MRAAVFYGDHDIRVEEVTSPTGPGPGEVLVRPYWCGICGTDLHEFAMGPIVIPSSPHPLNRSELPQILGHEFSAEIVAVGAGVTSVKEGQRVSVMPLLYCGECYYCRRGLNHLCVSMACVGLSFGWGGIAELAVLPASHVSVLPDGVSDLQGALIEPAAVAAYGVDTAGVRPGDTVLITGAGPIGALAALYAFSLGARVIVSEVNGTRAALATSLDVGDVLDPSSVDVTAWVKDETNGIGVDAVIECSGNERALQTALTAVRSAGRISQTGLHTKAAAIDPMVLSEHDITLAGTWCYPVTDWPRIIGLVASGRLPVDKVVSDQIAMDDIVAKGFETLLSPTGDQVKVLVNAR from the coding sequence ATGAGAGCAGCAGTGTTCTACGGCGACCACGACATCCGCGTCGAGGAGGTGACGTCACCCACCGGGCCGGGACCGGGTGAGGTCCTGGTGCGACCGTACTGGTGCGGGATCTGCGGGACCGATCTCCACGAGTTCGCCATGGGCCCCATCGTGATTCCCTCCAGCCCGCACCCGCTGAACCGCTCCGAGCTGCCACAGATCCTCGGACACGAGTTCTCGGCCGAGATCGTGGCGGTCGGCGCCGGGGTGACGTCGGTCAAGGAGGGCCAGCGGGTGTCGGTCATGCCGCTGCTCTACTGCGGCGAGTGCTACTACTGCCGCCGAGGGTTGAACCACCTGTGCGTCTCGATGGCGTGCGTCGGTCTCAGCTTCGGTTGGGGAGGGATCGCGGAGCTCGCGGTTCTTCCCGCGAGCCACGTCAGCGTCCTTCCGGACGGGGTCTCGGACCTCCAGGGTGCCCTCATCGAGCCGGCCGCCGTGGCGGCGTACGGCGTGGACACCGCGGGAGTGCGGCCGGGCGACACCGTGCTGATCACGGGCGCGGGACCGATCGGTGCCCTGGCGGCGCTCTACGCCTTCTCGCTCGGCGCGCGAGTCATCGTCTCCGAGGTCAACGGCACCCGGGCGGCCCTCGCGACGAGCCTCGACGTCGGCGACGTCCTGGACCCCTCCAGCGTCGACGTCACCGCCTGGGTCAAGGACGAGACGAACGGCATCGGTGTCGACGCCGTGATCGAGTGCTCCGGCAACGAGCGCGCCCTGCAGACCGCGCTGACGGCCGTTCGGTCCGCAGGTCGCATCTCCCAGACCGGCCTGCACACGAAGGCGGCCGCGATCGACCCGATGGTGCTGTCCGAGCACGACATCACCCTGGCCGGGACCTGGTGCTACCCGGTCACGGACTGGCCTCGCATCATCGGCCTGGTGGCCAGCGGGCGGCTGCCCGTCGACAAGGTGGTCAGCGACCAGATCGCCATGGACGACATCGTCGCGAAGGGTTTCGAGACGCTCCTGTCGCCAACCGGCGACCAGGTCAAGGTGCTTGTCAACGCCCGCTGA
- a CDS encoding zinc-dependent alcohol dehydrogenase, whose translation MKALQYAERGRALVAELPTPTIADDEVLVAARSVGVCHSDIDLLEGRYIIPFEYPLIPGHEWSGEVVAVGPKVTGFRPGDRVVGECVIGADHFGFSISGAAAEFFVAKPGWLHHLPDKLSHTMGALVEPFSVAYYAIVRAGGVDASDTVVVLGAGPVGLAVTAAAAAMGARVVVAEPSADRRKAAEALGATLAVGPDELDTALDGLTRGRGADLVLEASGRPDVMARALELVAFQGRVGYIGIDVGQEAPAKLGLIQSKELRITGSIGSPGVWPETLRFLANSGIDLSPLVTQRFGIDEALDALDAAHHPESTIKAHLELEGALTG comes from the coding sequence ATGAAGGCACTGCAGTACGCCGAACGCGGCCGTGCGCTCGTCGCAGAGCTCCCGACACCGACGATCGCCGACGACGAGGTGCTGGTCGCAGCACGATCCGTCGGGGTCTGCCACTCCGACATCGACCTGCTCGAGGGCCGCTACATCATCCCGTTCGAGTATCCCCTTATCCCGGGACACGAATGGTCCGGTGAGGTGGTGGCCGTCGGGCCGAAGGTGACGGGGTTCCGGCCCGGCGATCGCGTGGTCGGTGAGTGCGTGATCGGCGCCGACCACTTCGGCTTCTCGATCAGTGGCGCCGCGGCGGAGTTCTTCGTGGCGAAGCCCGGCTGGCTGCACCACCTGCCCGACAAGCTGTCCCACACGATGGGGGCCCTGGTCGAGCCGTTCAGCGTCGCCTACTACGCGATCGTGCGGGCCGGCGGCGTCGACGCCAGCGACACCGTCGTCGTGCTCGGTGCGGGTCCGGTCGGTCTGGCGGTCACGGCGGCAGCCGCCGCGATGGGGGCCAGGGTCGTGGTGGCCGAGCCCTCCGCCGACCGCCGGAAGGCGGCAGAAGCACTGGGTGCAACGCTCGCTGTCGGACCCGACGAGCTCGACACCGCGCTGGACGGACTGACGAGGGGACGCGGGGCCGACCTCGTCCTGGAGGCCAGCGGCCGCCCGGACGTGATGGCACGTGCCCTGGAGCTGGTCGCGTTCCAGGGCCGGGTCGGCTACATCGGGATCGACGTCGGCCAGGAGGCACCGGCGAAGCTCGGGCTCATCCAGTCCAAGGAGCTGCGCATCACGGGATCCATCGGCTCACCGGGCGTGTGGCCCGAGACGCTGCGGTTCCTGGCGAACAGCGGAATCGACCTGTCTCCGCTGGTCACCCAACGCTTCGGCATCGATGAGGCACTCGACGCGCTGGACGCGGCTCACCATCCCGAGTCGACCATCAAGGCGCACCTCGAGCTCGAGGGTGCACTGACCGGCTGA
- a CDS encoding SDR family oxidoreductase, producing the protein MRERSSVEGVDPVGRGDTSAAVAFSHREQYSRFVPLLDSVRERFRLGDRGRAVESAAGGRRALVVGVTGIVGQTVAAKLVGLGWETFGLSRSGGSPSPAVTPVKADLSDPEGLARALDGVRPEIVAVTAWTRQETEAENIAVNGGAVRNLLAALEPAASVRHVALMTGLKHYLGPFEAYATGVMADTPFREEEPRLDSPNFYYAQEDEVFASARRNGFTWSVHRSHTVFGFATGNAMNMVLTLAAYATICKELGRPFVFPGSETQWNSVTDVTDAGLLADQIIWASADDAGHDQAFNIANGDVFRWRWLWPQIAEHFGLKWEGFEGRPRTLEASMAGMEQVWHDIATRHGLVEPDLNRIASWWHSDGDLGRNIEVLTDMNKSRKAGFLGFRDTRDSFFDYVEQYRQARIIP; encoded by the coding sequence GTGCGGGAGCGCTCGAGTGTCGAGGGGGTCGACCCGGTCGGACGTGGTGACACGTCCGCGGCCGTAGCGTTTAGCCACAGAGAACAGTATAGTCGCTTCGTTCCGCTATTGGACAGTGTCAGAGAACGTTTCCGTCTAGGTGATCGAGGTCGTGCCGTGGAATCAGCAGCGGGTGGAAGAAGGGCGCTCGTGGTGGGCGTCACCGGGATCGTCGGTCAGACCGTGGCCGCCAAGCTCGTCGGACTGGGCTGGGAGACGTTCGGACTGTCTCGGAGCGGTGGGTCACCGTCTCCGGCGGTCACGCCGGTGAAGGCTGACCTGAGCGATCCCGAGGGCCTGGCACGAGCCCTGGACGGGGTCCGGCCGGAGATCGTCGCGGTCACCGCCTGGACGCGGCAGGAGACCGAGGCAGAGAACATCGCAGTGAACGGGGGAGCGGTGCGCAATCTCCTGGCGGCGCTGGAGCCCGCCGCCTCGGTCCGGCACGTGGCGCTCATGACGGGTCTGAAGCACTACCTCGGCCCCTTCGAGGCGTACGCCACCGGGGTCATGGCAGACACGCCCTTCCGCGAGGAGGAGCCGAGGCTGGACTCGCCCAACTTCTACTACGCGCAGGAGGACGAGGTCTTCGCCTCCGCCCGTCGCAACGGCTTCACCTGGAGCGTGCACCGCTCGCACACCGTGTTCGGGTTCGCCACCGGCAACGCGATGAACATGGTCCTGACGCTCGCGGCGTACGCGACCATCTGCAAGGAGCTCGGCAGGCCGTTCGTGTTCCCCGGCTCCGAGACCCAGTGGAACTCGGTGACCGACGTGACCGACGCCGGCCTGCTCGCCGACCAGATCATCTGGGCCAGCGCCGACGACGCCGGGCACGACCAGGCCTTCAACATCGCCAACGGGGACGTCTTCCGCTGGCGCTGGCTGTGGCCGCAGATCGCCGAACACTTCGGGCTGAAGTGGGAGGGGTTCGAAGGACGACCCCGCACCCTGGAAGCCAGCATGGCGGGCATGGAGCAGGTGTGGCACGACATCGCGACGCGACACGGGCTGGTGGAGCCTGACCTGAACCGCATCGCCTCCTGGTGGCACAGCGACGGAGACCTGGGACGCAACATCGAGGTCCTGACCGACATGAACAAGAGCCGCAAGGCCGGCTTCCTCGGGTTCCGCGACACCCGCGACAGCTTCTTCGACTACGTCGAGCAGTACCGACAGGCGCGGATCATCCCGTGA
- a CDS encoding helix-turn-helix domain-containing protein codes for MDNLGERLKSIRLKQGLSLRELARQANVSPSFISQIENGKSQPSVATLYSFSQLLDISIDDLFDHRASAPSGVVAAQVTTASAVATGNGRMDPIHAWQPSEYSNRVSVVHPSHRPHLTMAEGVTWERLAATPEHAVNFMKISYGPGANTTDGGELVAHEGYEYGYVLSGEVEVEVGDEVFTLRAGESLGFDSSIPHVLRNVGTEVFEGIWFVHGHAH; via the coding sequence ATGGACAATCTCGGTGAGCGGCTCAAGAGCATTCGCCTGAAGCAGGGCCTCTCACTGCGAGAGCTGGCCCGCCAGGCCAACGTGTCGCCGTCCTTCATCTCGCAGATCGAGAACGGCAAGTCACAGCCGTCCGTGGCCACCTTGTACTCGTTCTCCCAGCTTCTGGACATCTCCATCGACGACCTGTTCGACCACCGCGCGTCCGCGCCGAGCGGCGTGGTCGCTGCCCAGGTCACCACCGCCTCCGCTGTCGCGACCGGCAACGGCCGCATGGATCCCATCCACGCCTGGCAGCCGTCCGAGTACTCCAACCGCGTCTCGGTCGTCCATCCCTCGCACCGGCCCCACCTGACGATGGCGGAGGGCGTGACGTGGGAGCGGCTGGCCGCGACCCCCGAGCACGCCGTGAACTTCATGAAGATCTCCTACGGCCCGGGCGCGAACACCACGGACGGCGGCGAGCTGGTCGCCCACGAGGGCTACGAGTACGGCTACGTGCTCTCTGGAGAGGTCGAGGTGGAGGTCGGCGACGAGGTCTTCACCCTGCGAGCCGGCGAGTCGCTCGGGTTCGACTCGTCCATCCCGCACGTGCTGCGCAACGTCGGCACCGAGGTGTTCGAGGGCATCTGGTTCGTGCACGGCCACGCGCACTGA
- the eboE gene encoding metabolite traffic protein EboE: MDLGNGLGHLSYSTLVHAGDTWEDMRASLETYLPQVKARVAPDQPFGVSLRISASSAATLTESSDERARLTGFLTEHDMYVYTVNAFPYGPFKGDRVMERVYEPDWTTEERVTYTNQVADILAEISPPGISPSIQTAPLAFMPKVSGDPYVARFTTNLLRVVAHLVSLEAATGRRVKLALEPEPACFLETTEQTVAFFRERLHAPAGVAELASLCGAPLSEAEGLMRRHLGVVFDIGHQSVGFEDIPHSLRLLTDAGIPIFKLQEAAALWVPELTADLVPQLRVFTDTIYLSQTTLRRDGAVTKFLNLGEALDAFQQEPGAGVAEMRTHFHVPVFLEELGPFRTTRFAVQQALAVHRATPLSDHLEIETYTWDVLPEHLKTGDITDYVTRELEFVRDELTGSGRG, encoded by the coding sequence ATGGATCTCGGCAACGGCCTCGGACATCTCTCGTACTCCACGCTGGTCCATGCCGGTGACACGTGGGAGGACATGCGCGCCAGCCTCGAGACGTACCTCCCCCAGGTGAAGGCGCGGGTAGCCCCCGACCAACCGTTCGGGGTCTCGCTGCGCATCTCGGCCTCGTCGGCCGCCACCCTCACCGAGAGCAGCGACGAGCGGGCCCGGCTCACGGGGTTCCTCACCGAGCACGACATGTACGTCTACACGGTCAACGCGTTCCCCTACGGGCCCTTCAAGGGCGACAGGGTCATGGAACGCGTCTACGAGCCGGACTGGACGACCGAGGAGCGGGTCACCTACACCAACCAGGTCGCGGACATCCTTGCCGAGATCTCCCCGCCCGGCATCAGCCCCAGCATCCAGACCGCCCCGCTGGCCTTCATGCCGAAGGTCAGCGGTGATCCGTACGTCGCCCGGTTCACCACCAACCTGCTCCGTGTCGTGGCCCATCTGGTGTCGCTGGAGGCAGCCACGGGACGCCGGGTGAAGCTGGCCCTCGAGCCCGAGCCGGCGTGCTTCCTGGAGACGACGGAGCAGACCGTGGCCTTCTTCCGTGAGCGGCTGCACGCACCCGCCGGCGTCGCGGAGCTCGCCAGCCTGTGCGGAGCACCGCTCTCCGAGGCGGAGGGCTTGATGCGTCGGCACCTCGGCGTGGTCTTCGACATCGGCCACCAGTCCGTCGGGTTCGAGGACATCCCGCACTCGCTGCGGCTGCTGACGGACGCCGGCATCCCGATCTTCAAGCTGCAGGAGGCCGCCGCGCTGTGGGTCCCTGAGCTCACTGCCGACCTGGTTCCGCAGCTGCGCGTCTTCACCGACACGATCTACCTGAGCCAGACGACGTTGCGGCGCGACGGCGCGGTCACCAAGTTTCTCAACCTGGGCGAGGCGCTCGACGCCTTCCAGCAGGAACCCGGGGCGGGCGTCGCGGAGATGCGGACGCACTTCCACGTCCCGGTGTTCCTCGAAGAGCTCGGACCGTTCCGCACCACGCGCTTCGCGGTGCAGCAGGCACTCGCGGTGCACCGGGCGACACCGCTGTCGGACCACCTCGAGATCGAGACCTACACGTGGGACGTGCTGCCGGAGCACCTCAAGACCGGCGACATCACCGACTACGTCACCCGCGAGCTCGAGTTCGTCCGCGACGAGCTCACCGGCAGCGGCCGGGGATGA
- a CDS encoding ketopantoate reductase family protein, whose protein sequence is MRIAVLGTGANGASIGADLVNAGLDVTFIEQWPAHVEAMRSHGLRVEMPGSVETTSGLTVLHLCEVATLRRPFDLVLVVVKAYDTRWTCELIKPLVAPDGLVVGVQNGMTVDTIAEVVGPQRTLGAVIEISSNMFVPGVVERQSPRDRSWFALGGIEPDAHHRAEAVAAVLAHAGTVEVSDDIRASKWMKLVVNAAELVPSAILDLALADAVAVPGMRDFMVQAGREALTTAIALGVAPRPIFGMADALTEDPDRYVEQLFDAVLTDFTLPETRTTVLQDWMKDRRSEVEEINGLVVREQARLGGSTPANEATVRLARLIEAGDRPAGIDNVGALLDAVTTAD, encoded by the coding sequence ATGCGCATCGCCGTCCTGGGCACCGGAGCGAACGGTGCGTCCATCGGCGCCGATCTCGTCAACGCAGGTCTCGACGTCACCTTCATCGAGCAGTGGCCGGCCCACGTGGAGGCCATGCGGTCACACGGTCTCCGGGTCGAGATGCCAGGCTCGGTGGAGACGACGAGCGGCCTCACCGTCCTGCACCTGTGCGAGGTCGCCACCCTGCGTCGCCCCTTCGACCTCGTCCTGGTCGTGGTGAAGGCGTACGACACACGGTGGACCTGCGAGCTCATCAAGCCTCTGGTGGCTCCGGACGGTCTGGTGGTGGGCGTCCAGAACGGGATGACGGTCGACACGATCGCGGAAGTGGTGGGGCCTCAGCGCACGCTCGGTGCGGTCATCGAGATCTCCTCGAACATGTTCGTCCCGGGCGTCGTCGAGCGGCAGAGCCCTCGTGACCGCTCCTGGTTCGCCCTCGGCGGCATCGAACCGGACGCCCACCACCGGGCTGAGGCCGTGGCCGCCGTGCTCGCGCACGCGGGGACCGTGGAGGTCTCTGACGACATCCGCGCCTCCAAGTGGATGAAGCTGGTCGTGAACGCCGCCGAGCTCGTGCCGTCCGCGATCCTCGACCTCGCCCTGGCCGACGCGGTCGCCGTACCCGGCATGCGCGACTTCATGGTGCAGGCGGGCCGGGAGGCGTTGACCACGGCGATCGCCCTTGGTGTCGCGCCGCGGCCGATCTTCGGGATGGCGGACGCACTCACCGAGGACCCCGACCGCTACGTCGAGCAGCTCTTCGACGCGGTCCTGACCGACTTCACCCTGCCCGAGACCCGCACGACGGTGCTGCAGGACTGGATGAAGGACCGTCGCAGCGAGGTGGAGGAGATCAACGGTCTCGTGGTGCGCGAGCAGGCCCGGCTCGGCGGCTCCACCCCTGCCAACGAGGCGACCGTGCGGCTGGCACGGCTGATCGAGGCGGGCGACCGACCGGCCGGGATCGACAACGTCGGCGCGCTGCTCGACGCCGTGACGACGGCGGACTGA
- a CDS encoding VOC family protein gives MVSFGDMHHVGITVRDLEESLLWYEQTFGVQREFVAHGSGPDLSTAVGVPDAELSFAFLRFGSCVVELLCYDNPRTEENERSNADVGSAHVCIDVPDLRATYESLLGKGIEFLAPPLDIEDGPLAGCSFVYFRDPNGVTLELFQQAAPSH, from the coding sequence ATGGTCTCGTTCGGGGACATGCACCACGTGGGGATCACCGTCCGCGACCTGGAGGAGTCCCTGCTCTGGTACGAGCAGACCTTCGGGGTCCAGCGTGAGTTCGTGGCCCACGGGTCGGGGCCGGACCTGTCGACGGCCGTCGGCGTCCCGGACGCTGAGCTCAGCTTCGCGTTCCTCCGGTTCGGCTCCTGCGTCGTCGAGCTGCTGTGCTACGACAACCCGCGCACCGAGGAGAACGAGCGGTCCAACGCCGACGTCGGCAGCGCGCACGTGTGCATCGACGTACCCGACCTGCGGGCGACGTACGAATCCCTGCTGGGCAAGGGGATCGAGTTCCTCGCGCCACCGCTCGACATCGAGGACGGGCCGCTGGCCGGCTGCTCGTTCGTCTACTTCCGCGATCCCAACGGAGTCACGCTGGAGCTCTTCCAGCAGGCCGCTCCGTCGCACTGA
- a CDS encoding FAD-dependent oxidoreductase produces MEFASVWRSFGAEVTVVEALPHLVPLEDVAMSKVLERAFRKRGIQLRLGATVDVVKETGSGVSVGLADDVEIEADVVLVAIGRGPASSGAGFEDAGVTLDRGWVVTDERLRTSAAGVYAVGDLVPGLQLAHRGFAHGIFVAEDIAGLAPEPVEDRLVPRVTYCDPEIASVGLTEAQARELYGDVETREYSLAGNGKSQILGTSGLVKLVREMNGPIVGVHMVGARMGEQVGEAALMVSWEAFPEDIARFVHAHPTQNEALGEAALALAGKPLHDHA; encoded by the coding sequence GTGGAGTTCGCGTCGGTGTGGCGTTCGTTCGGTGCCGAGGTCACGGTCGTGGAGGCCTTGCCGCACCTGGTGCCCCTCGAAGACGTGGCGATGAGCAAGGTGCTCGAACGCGCCTTCCGCAAGCGCGGCATCCAGCTCCGTCTCGGCGCGACGGTGGACGTCGTGAAGGAGACCGGGTCCGGGGTCTCCGTCGGTCTCGCGGACGACGTCGAGATCGAGGCGGACGTCGTCCTGGTGGCGATCGGTCGCGGGCCCGCCTCGTCCGGGGCGGGGTTCGAGGACGCGGGCGTGACCCTCGACCGGGGCTGGGTGGTGACCGACGAGCGCCTGCGCACCAGCGCAGCCGGTGTCTACGCCGTGGGTGACCTGGTGCCGGGACTCCAGCTGGCGCACCGAGGGTTCGCGCACGGCATCTTCGTGGCCGAGGACATCGCCGGCCTTGCCCCTGAGCCCGTCGAGGACCGCCTGGTGCCGCGGGTCACCTACTGCGACCCCGAGATCGCCTCCGTGGGACTCACCGAGGCCCAGGCACGGGAGCTCTACGGGGACGTCGAGACGAGGGAGTACAGCCTCGCCGGGAACGGGAAGAGCCAGATCCTCGGCACGAGCGGCCTGGTGAAGCTGGTCCGAGAGATGAACGGTCCCATCGTCGGCGTGCACATGGTGGGCGCCCGGATGGGTGAGCAGGTCGGCGAAGCGGCCCTGATGGTCAGCTGGGAGGCCTTCCCCGAGGACATCGCCCGCTTCGTCCACGCCCACCCCACCCAGAACGAGGCGTTGGGCGAGGCCGCCCTGGCGCTCGCCGGCAAGCCGCTGCACGACCACGCCTGA